A segment of the Leptolyngbya sp. NIES-3755 genome:
CAAATTACACAATCTGGGTCAGCAGAGTGAAGTCATGTTTTCAGGCATTGTCGGACGCATGGCGACTCAGATGGGACAAAATGCCTCAGCTTTTCTACAAGGCAAAGCGAATTCGGCTCCGCTTGCAATGCCATACGCCGGAAGTGAATTACCTCCAGCCAAATCTCAGCCCGATCCCTCGATCGATTCGATCACGGTGCTTACCGAATTAATCGACCAATTAGCGATCGAAGTCGAGGAATTTCCAGTCACAATCCCAGTCGTACCACCCCGCAAGGGATCGATCAGTGGGCGGGAAGCTCCAGCAGAACTGAGATCACTATTCCAAGGAGATTCACCCAAAGTCGAACCCTTAATCGAGCCAAATGGCTATGGCGCTTTGGCAGAGGAAACCACATTTGAGCAATTAAAGCGATCGACTCCAACTGTGTTTTCGTCGGCTGAACCACCTGCAATTTTCACTTTGGAAGGCGTTGAGAATTTGTTTGAAGAAGATGAAGATCACACTAAGGGGTGACGTACCCAACGAACATCAGCAGATTGACAGATTTTCTCTCAATTACACTTAAACTTCATACAATCGCGTACCAGTTCAAAGATTGCACAAACGATTCAGGGATGTCAGGATCGGGATCAGTAGCCGTGAATATAGTGACAGATGAGTTTATCGATCCTTTATTCTGGGTTGCTCTCGTGATGACTTTTACCGATTCACCTACCTGCTCTGTTCCTGATTCCAGTTCTCAAGAGTTTGCCTCAAGGCGCTATCCGTTACGGTTGATCCGCGAAGCTCGGACTCCTCATGTTTCCGTCAATAGCAAGCTCAAACGCACGATCGATATTTTGGGCGCTTCTGTCGGATTACTAATCACTGGCTTGGTCTTGCTCCCAATTGCGATCGCGATTCAAATCGATAATCCTGGCAAAATCTTCTACAGCCAAGTTCGCTGTGGAGTGAATGGTCGTCCGTTCCGCATTTGGAAATTTCGATCGATGGTGACGAATGCAGACACCTTAAAGCATTTAGTAAAAAACGAAGCGACCGGAAATATTTTCAAAAGCAAAGACGATCCGAGAATTACTCGTGTGGGTCGTTTTCTTCGTCGAACAAGCTTGGATGAACTGCCCCAGTTTTGGAATGTGTTGCGAGGTGAAATGAGCCTCGTTGGAACTCGTCCGCCAACCGTCGATGAAGTGAAAAAATACGAATCCCATCACTGGAATCGATTGAATGTGAAGCCTGGAATTACTGGAGAATGGCAAGCAAATGGTCGATCGACTGTGACCGATTTCGAGGATATCGTGACAATGGATTTAGACTATCAGCGCAAATGGTCAGTGATGTATGACCTGCAACTGATTTTTAAGACGATCGTAGTGGTACTGAATAAGCATGGGGCTTGTTAAATCCACTGTCTAAAAAGTGTTCGGTAACTCCTTCTATTGAATTGGGAAAGTCCTTTTACGGATTGTCCCAATTTTTTTATGCTGGAGTGATACCAAATTGATTTTTGAGTGCTACAGATCTTGGAAGCCCCCTAAATCCCCCAGAATGGGGGATTTAGGGGGCGAAGGATCTGTGGCATTAACAAATTGATTTGGTATGAGTTCTAAATTGGTGCGATGTAATGAATTTGCCAACCTGGATCACGGTTTCTCGATTGCTTGGAGTTCCGATTTTGCTCTACGGATTGCAGTCACCGAGCAACG
Coding sequences within it:
- a CDS encoding putative sugar transferase (similar to AA sequence:cyanobase_aa:LBDG_09670) → MNIVTDEFIDPLFWVALVMTFTDSPTCSVPDSSSQEFASRRYPLRLIREARTPHVSVNSKLKRTIDILGASVGLLITGLVLLPIAIAIQIDNPGKIFYSQVRCGVNGRPFRIWKFRSMVTNADTLKHLVKNEATGNIFKSKDDPRITRVGRFLRRTSLDELPQFWNVLRGEMSLVGTRPPTVDEVKKYESHHWNRLNVKPGITGEWQANGRSTVTDFEDIVTMDLDYQRKWSVMYDLQLIFKTIVVVLNKHGAC